In Carya illinoinensis cultivar Pawnee chromosome 10, C.illinoinensisPawnee_v1, whole genome shotgun sequence, one DNA window encodes the following:
- the LOC122279286 gene encoding ubiquitin C-terminal hydrolase 12 isoform X3: protein MTMTTPPALDQEEEEMLVPHSDLVEGPQPMEVAQVEPASTVENQPVEDPPSMKFTWTIENFTRLNTKKHYSDVFVVGSYKWRILIFPKGNNVDHLSMYLDVADSAALPYGWSRYAQFSLAVVNQVHSKYSMRKETQHQFTARESDWGFTSFMPLSDLYDPTRGYLVNDTCVVEAEVVVRKVLDYWSYDSKKETGYVGLKNQGATCYMNSLLQTLYHIPYFRKAVYHMPTTENDMPSGSIPLALQSLFYKLQYNDSSVATKELTKSFGWDTYDSFMQHDVQELNRVLCEKLEDKMKGTVVEGTIQQLFEGHHMNYIECINVDYKSTRKESFYDLQLDVKGCRDVYASFDKYVEVERLEGDNKYHAEEHGLQDAKKGVLFIDFPPVLQLQLKRFEYDFMRDTMVKINDRYEFPLQLDLDRENGKYLSPEADKSARNLYTLHSVLVHSGGVHGGHYYAFIRPTLSDQWFKFDDERVTKEDIKRALEEQYGGEEELPPANPGFNNTPFKFTKYSNAYMLVYIRESDKEKIICNVDEKDIAEHLRIRLKKEQEEKEDKRRYKAQAHLYTIIKVARDEDLAEQIGKDIYFDLVDHDKVHSFRIQKQTSFSLFKEDVAKEFGIPVQFQRFWIWAKRQNHTYRPNRPLSPQEEAQSVGQLREVSNKAHNAELKLFLEVELGVDLRPITPPGKAKEDILLFFKLYDPEKGELRYVGRLFVKSSAKPIEILGKLNQMAGFAPDEEIELYEEIKFEPCVMCEHLDKRTSFRSSQIEDGDIICFQKSPRPESEEECRYPDVSSFLEYVHNRQVVQFRSLERPKEDDFCLELSKVHSYDDVVERVALRIGLDDPSKLRLTSHNCYSQQPKPQPIKYRGVEHLSDMLVHYNQTSDILYYEVLDIPLPELQGLKNLKVAFHHATKDEVVIHNIRLPKQSTVGDVINVLKTKVELSHPNAEVRLLEVFYHKIYKIFPLHEKIENINDQYWTLRAEEIPEEEKDLGSHDRLIHVYHFTKEPAQNQMQVQNFGEPFFLVIHEAETLAEVKVRIQKKLQVPDEEFLKWKFAFLSMGRPEYLQDSDIVSSRFQRRDVYGAWEQYLGLEHSDNTPKRAYSVNQNRHTFEKPVKIYN from the exons ATGACCATGACGACTCCTCCGGCGTTAGAC caagaggaggaggagatgcTGGTGCCGCATTCGGATTTAGTCGAGGGTCCTCAGCCTATGGAAG TGGCGCAAGTGGAGCCTGCAAGTACGGTGGAGAATCAGCCAGTGGAGGACCCGCCATCTATGAAGTTCACGTGGACAATTGAGAATTTTACTAGGTTGAATACCAAGAAGCACTACTCGGATGTTTTTGTTGTTGGCAGTTATAAATG GAGGATACTTATCTTTCCAAAAGGGAACAATGTGGACCACTTGTCAATGTATTTAGATGTCGCGGATTCTGCTGCATTGCCATACGGCTGGAGTAGATACGCTCAATTCAGTTTGGCTGTGGTTAATCAGGTTCACAGCAAGTACTCAATGAGAAAGG AAACCCAACACCAGTTCACTGCAAGAGAGAGCGATTGgggttttacatcattcatgcCTCTCAGTGATCTTTATGACCCAACTAGAGGTTACCTTGTCAATGATACATGTGTTGTGGAAGCTGAGGTTGTGGTCCGTAAGGTGCTGGATTACTGGTCATATGACTCAAAGAAGGAGACTGGTTATGTTGGACTTAAGAACCAAGGAGCAACATGTTACATGAACTCTCTGCTACAGACTCTCTACCATATTCCTTACTTCAGAAAG GCTGTGTACCATATGCCAACTACTGAAAATGACATGCCTTCAGGAAGCATTCCTTTGGCATTACAGAGTCTATTCTATAAGCTTCAATATAATGACAGCAGTGTGGCAACTAAAGAATTGACCAAGTCTTTCGGATGGGATACGTATGATTCTTTCATGCAACATGATGTGCAAGAACTCAATAGAGTTTTGTGTGAAAAGCTTGAAGATAAAATGAAG GGCACTGTTGTGGAGGGGACAATACAACAGTTATTTGAAGGGCACCACATGAATTACATTGAATGCATCAACGTGGACTACAAATCTACAAGAAAGGAATCATTTTATG ACCTCCAGCTTGATGTCAAAGGCTGTCGCGACGTTTATGCTTCTTTTGACAAGTATGTGGAAGTTGAACGTCTTGAGGGCGATAACAAGTACCATGCTGAAGAACATGGTTTGCAG GATGCTAAGAAGGGTGTCTTGTTTATTGACTTTCCCCCAGTTCTTCAACTTCAGCTTAAGCGGTTTGAATATGATTTCATGAGGGACACTATGGTAAAG ATAAATGATCGCTATGAATTTCCTCTTCAACTTGATCTTGATAGGGAGAATGGAAAATATCTATCACCTGAAGCAGATAAGAGTGCTCGCAACCTTTACACACTTCATAG TGTCTTGGTCCATAGTGGCGGGGTGCATGGTGGGCACTACTATGCTTTTATCAGGCCAACCCTCTCAGATCAGTG GTTCAAATTTGATGATGAGCGGGTGACCAAAGAAGATATAAAGAGGGCATTAGAAGAGCAGTATGGTGGTGAGGAAGAG TTGCCACCGGCCAATCCTGGCTTCAATAACACTCCTTTTAAATTCACAAAATACTCAAATGCTTACATGCTTGTGTATATACGGGAAAGTGACAAGGAGAAAATAATCTGTAATGTTGATGAGAAGGATATAGCTGAACACCTGAGG ATAAGATTGaagaaagaacaagaagagAAGGAGGACAAGAGAAGATATAAAGCACAAGCCCACTTGTATACTATTATAAAG GTTGCACGAGATGAAGACCTTGCAGAACAGATTGGAAAGGATATATATTTTGACCTCGTGGATCATGACAAAGTTCATAGTTTCCGTATTCAGAAACAGACATCCTTTAGTCTTTTCAAG GAGGATGTTGCAAAAGAGTTTGGCATACCAGTGCAATTTCAACGGTTTTGGATTTGGGCAAAGCGGCAAAACCATACATATCGTCCTAATCGACCATTGAGTCCTCAGGAGGAAGCACAATCT GTTGGACAGTTGAGGGAGGTATCAAATAAGGCACATAATGCAGAACTTAAATTGTTTTTGGAAGTAGAGCTTGGAGTG GATCTGCGTCCTATAACCCCTCCTGGCAAAGCTAAAGAAgatattcttcttttcttcaagCTTTATGACCCCGAGAAAGGAGAATTACG ATATGTTGGTAGGCTTTTTGTAAAGAGCTCTGCTAAGCCCATAGAAATACTAGGAAAACTCAACCAAATGGCTGGATTTGCCCCTGATGAGGAGATAGAACTTTACGAG GAAATAAAGTTTGAGCCCTGTGTCATGTGCGAGCACCTTGATAAGAGGACCTCATTTCGGTCAAGTCAG ATTGAGGACGGGGACATTATCTGCTTCCAGAAGTCTCCTCGACCTGAAAGTGAAGAAGAGTGCCGATATCCAGATGTTTCATCATTTTTGGAATATGTACACAACCGTCAG GTTGTACAATTTCGATCTTTGGAGAGACCAAAGGAGGATGACTTTTGTCTAGAGTT gtCGAAGGTACACAGCTATGATGATGTTGTGGAGAGAGTGGCACTGCGAATTGGTTTGGATGATCCTTCCAAACTTAGACTCACATCGCACAACTGCTATTCTCAGCAGCCAAAGCCCCAACCTATTAAATATCGAGGAGTAGAGCATTTATCAGATATGCTAGTCCATTACAATCAG ACCTCTGATATATTGTACTACGAAGTTTTGGACATCCCTCTGCCAGAATTGCAAGGTCTTAAAAATCTGAAAGTTGCTTTTCATCATGCTACGAAGGATGAA GTGGTAATTCATAATATCAGATTACCTAAACAGAGCACGGTTGGAGATGTGATTAATGTACTGAAAACAAAG GTAGAATTATCTCATCCAAATGCAGAAGTTAGACTTCTTGAAGTTTTCTATCACAAGATCTATAAG ATTTTTCCGCTCCATGAAAAAATCGAGAATATAAATGACCAGTACTGGACATTGCGAGCAGAGGAG ATCCCTGAAGAGGAGAAAGATCTTGGCTCCCATGATCGTTTGATCCATGTTTATCATTTCACCAAAGAGCCTGCACAAAACCAAATG CAAGTCCAAAATTTTGGGGAACCCTTTTTCTTGGTAATACATGAAGCAGAGACATTAGCGGAAGTCAAAGTGCGAATCCAAAAGAAGTTGCAGGTTCCAGATGAGGAGTTTCTAAAG tggAAGTTTGCCTTTTTGTCAATGGGTCGTCCAGAGTACCTGCAGGATTCTGACATTGTATCCAGCCGTTTTCAG AGAAGAGATGTCTATGGAGCGTGGGAGCAGTACCTTGGATTGGAACACTCTGATAATACCCCAAAGAGGGCTTATTCAGTAAATCAG AACCGGCACACATTTGAGAAGCCAGTTAAAATATACAACTAG
- the LOC122279286 gene encoding ubiquitin C-terminal hydrolase 12 isoform X1, whose amino-acid sequence MTMTTPPALDQEEEEMLVPHSDLVEGPQPMEVVAQVEPASTVENQPVEDPPSMKFTWTIENFTRLNTKKHYSDVFVVGSYKWRILIFPKGNNVDHLSMYLDVADSAALPYGWSRYAQFSLAVVNQVHSKYSMRKETQHQFTARESDWGFTSFMPLSDLYDPTRGYLVNDTCVVEAEVVVRKVLDYWSYDSKKETGYVGLKNQGATCYMNSLLQTLYHIPYFRKAVYHMPTTENDMPSGSIPLALQSLFYKLQYNDSSVATKELTKSFGWDTYDSFMQHDVQELNRVLCEKLEDKMKGTVVEGTIQQLFEGHHMNYIECINVDYKSTRKESFYDLQLDVKGCRDVYASFDKYVEVERLEGDNKYHAEEHGLQDAKKGVLFIDFPPVLQLQLKRFEYDFMRDTMVKINDRYEFPLQLDLDRENGKYLSPEADKSARNLYTLHSVLVHSGGVHGGHYYAFIRPTLSDQWFKFDDERVTKEDIKRALEEQYGGEEELPPANPGFNNTPFKFTKYSNAYMLVYIRESDKEKIICNVDEKDIAEHLRIRLKKEQEEKEDKRRYKAQAHLYTIIKVARDEDLAEQIGKDIYFDLVDHDKVHSFRIQKQTSFSLFKEDVAKEFGIPVQFQRFWIWAKRQNHTYRPNRPLSPQEEAQSVGQLREVSNKAHNAELKLFLEVELGVDLRPITPPGKAKEDILLFFKLYDPEKGELRYVGRLFVKSSAKPIEILGKLNQMAGFAPDEEIELYEEIKFEPCVMCEHLDKRTSFRSSQIEDGDIICFQKSPRPESEEECRYPDVSSFLEYVHNRQVVQFRSLERPKEDDFCLELSKVHSYDDVVERVALRIGLDDPSKLRLTSHNCYSQQPKPQPIKYRGVEHLSDMLVHYNQQTSDILYYEVLDIPLPELQGLKNLKVAFHHATKDEVVIHNIRLPKQSTVGDVINVLKTKVELSHPNAEVRLLEVFYHKIYKIFPLHEKIENINDQYWTLRAEEIPEEEKDLGSHDRLIHVYHFTKEPAQNQMQVQNFGEPFFLVIHEAETLAEVKVRIQKKLQVPDEEFLKWKFAFLSMGRPEYLQDSDIVSSRFQRRDVYGAWEQYLGLEHSDNTPKRAYSVNQNRHTFEKPVKIYN is encoded by the exons ATGACCATGACGACTCCTCCGGCGTTAGAC caagaggaggaggagatgcTGGTGCCGCATTCGGATTTAGTCGAGGGTCCTCAGCCTATGGAAG TAGTGGCGCAAGTGGAGCCTGCAAGTACGGTGGAGAATCAGCCAGTGGAGGACCCGCCATCTATGAAGTTCACGTGGACAATTGAGAATTTTACTAGGTTGAATACCAAGAAGCACTACTCGGATGTTTTTGTTGTTGGCAGTTATAAATG GAGGATACTTATCTTTCCAAAAGGGAACAATGTGGACCACTTGTCAATGTATTTAGATGTCGCGGATTCTGCTGCATTGCCATACGGCTGGAGTAGATACGCTCAATTCAGTTTGGCTGTGGTTAATCAGGTTCACAGCAAGTACTCAATGAGAAAGG AAACCCAACACCAGTTCACTGCAAGAGAGAGCGATTGgggttttacatcattcatgcCTCTCAGTGATCTTTATGACCCAACTAGAGGTTACCTTGTCAATGATACATGTGTTGTGGAAGCTGAGGTTGTGGTCCGTAAGGTGCTGGATTACTGGTCATATGACTCAAAGAAGGAGACTGGTTATGTTGGACTTAAGAACCAAGGAGCAACATGTTACATGAACTCTCTGCTACAGACTCTCTACCATATTCCTTACTTCAGAAAG GCTGTGTACCATATGCCAACTACTGAAAATGACATGCCTTCAGGAAGCATTCCTTTGGCATTACAGAGTCTATTCTATAAGCTTCAATATAATGACAGCAGTGTGGCAACTAAAGAATTGACCAAGTCTTTCGGATGGGATACGTATGATTCTTTCATGCAACATGATGTGCAAGAACTCAATAGAGTTTTGTGTGAAAAGCTTGAAGATAAAATGAAG GGCACTGTTGTGGAGGGGACAATACAACAGTTATTTGAAGGGCACCACATGAATTACATTGAATGCATCAACGTGGACTACAAATCTACAAGAAAGGAATCATTTTATG ACCTCCAGCTTGATGTCAAAGGCTGTCGCGACGTTTATGCTTCTTTTGACAAGTATGTGGAAGTTGAACGTCTTGAGGGCGATAACAAGTACCATGCTGAAGAACATGGTTTGCAG GATGCTAAGAAGGGTGTCTTGTTTATTGACTTTCCCCCAGTTCTTCAACTTCAGCTTAAGCGGTTTGAATATGATTTCATGAGGGACACTATGGTAAAG ATAAATGATCGCTATGAATTTCCTCTTCAACTTGATCTTGATAGGGAGAATGGAAAATATCTATCACCTGAAGCAGATAAGAGTGCTCGCAACCTTTACACACTTCATAG TGTCTTGGTCCATAGTGGCGGGGTGCATGGTGGGCACTACTATGCTTTTATCAGGCCAACCCTCTCAGATCAGTG GTTCAAATTTGATGATGAGCGGGTGACCAAAGAAGATATAAAGAGGGCATTAGAAGAGCAGTATGGTGGTGAGGAAGAG TTGCCACCGGCCAATCCTGGCTTCAATAACACTCCTTTTAAATTCACAAAATACTCAAATGCTTACATGCTTGTGTATATACGGGAAAGTGACAAGGAGAAAATAATCTGTAATGTTGATGAGAAGGATATAGCTGAACACCTGAGG ATAAGATTGaagaaagaacaagaagagAAGGAGGACAAGAGAAGATATAAAGCACAAGCCCACTTGTATACTATTATAAAG GTTGCACGAGATGAAGACCTTGCAGAACAGATTGGAAAGGATATATATTTTGACCTCGTGGATCATGACAAAGTTCATAGTTTCCGTATTCAGAAACAGACATCCTTTAGTCTTTTCAAG GAGGATGTTGCAAAAGAGTTTGGCATACCAGTGCAATTTCAACGGTTTTGGATTTGGGCAAAGCGGCAAAACCATACATATCGTCCTAATCGACCATTGAGTCCTCAGGAGGAAGCACAATCT GTTGGACAGTTGAGGGAGGTATCAAATAAGGCACATAATGCAGAACTTAAATTGTTTTTGGAAGTAGAGCTTGGAGTG GATCTGCGTCCTATAACCCCTCCTGGCAAAGCTAAAGAAgatattcttcttttcttcaagCTTTATGACCCCGAGAAAGGAGAATTACG ATATGTTGGTAGGCTTTTTGTAAAGAGCTCTGCTAAGCCCATAGAAATACTAGGAAAACTCAACCAAATGGCTGGATTTGCCCCTGATGAGGAGATAGAACTTTACGAG GAAATAAAGTTTGAGCCCTGTGTCATGTGCGAGCACCTTGATAAGAGGACCTCATTTCGGTCAAGTCAG ATTGAGGACGGGGACATTATCTGCTTCCAGAAGTCTCCTCGACCTGAAAGTGAAGAAGAGTGCCGATATCCAGATGTTTCATCATTTTTGGAATATGTACACAACCGTCAG GTTGTACAATTTCGATCTTTGGAGAGACCAAAGGAGGATGACTTTTGTCTAGAGTT gtCGAAGGTACACAGCTATGATGATGTTGTGGAGAGAGTGGCACTGCGAATTGGTTTGGATGATCCTTCCAAACTTAGACTCACATCGCACAACTGCTATTCTCAGCAGCCAAAGCCCCAACCTATTAAATATCGAGGAGTAGAGCATTTATCAGATATGCTAGTCCATTACAATCAG CAGACCTCTGATATATTGTACTACGAAGTTTTGGACATCCCTCTGCCAGAATTGCAAGGTCTTAAAAATCTGAAAGTTGCTTTTCATCATGCTACGAAGGATGAA GTGGTAATTCATAATATCAGATTACCTAAACAGAGCACGGTTGGAGATGTGATTAATGTACTGAAAACAAAG GTAGAATTATCTCATCCAAATGCAGAAGTTAGACTTCTTGAAGTTTTCTATCACAAGATCTATAAG ATTTTTCCGCTCCATGAAAAAATCGAGAATATAAATGACCAGTACTGGACATTGCGAGCAGAGGAG ATCCCTGAAGAGGAGAAAGATCTTGGCTCCCATGATCGTTTGATCCATGTTTATCATTTCACCAAAGAGCCTGCACAAAACCAAATG CAAGTCCAAAATTTTGGGGAACCCTTTTTCTTGGTAATACATGAAGCAGAGACATTAGCGGAAGTCAAAGTGCGAATCCAAAAGAAGTTGCAGGTTCCAGATGAGGAGTTTCTAAAG tggAAGTTTGCCTTTTTGTCAATGGGTCGTCCAGAGTACCTGCAGGATTCTGACATTGTATCCAGCCGTTTTCAG AGAAGAGATGTCTATGGAGCGTGGGAGCAGTACCTTGGATTGGAACACTCTGATAATACCCCAAAGAGGGCTTATTCAGTAAATCAG AACCGGCACACATTTGAGAAGCCAGTTAAAATATACAACTAG
- the LOC122279286 gene encoding ubiquitin C-terminal hydrolase 12 isoform X2, giving the protein MTMTTPPALDQEEEEMLVPHSDLVEGPQPMEVVAQVEPASTVENQPVEDPPSMKFTWTIENFTRLNTKKHYSDVFVVGSYKWRILIFPKGNNVDHLSMYLDVADSAALPYGWSRYAQFSLAVVNQVHSKYSMRKETQHQFTARESDWGFTSFMPLSDLYDPTRGYLVNDTCVVEAEVVVRKVLDYWSYDSKKETGYVGLKNQGATCYMNSLLQTLYHIPYFRKAVYHMPTTENDMPSGSIPLALQSLFYKLQYNDSSVATKELTKSFGWDTYDSFMQHDVQELNRVLCEKLEDKMKGTVVEGTIQQLFEGHHMNYIECINVDYKSTRKESFYDLQLDVKGCRDVYASFDKYVEVERLEGDNKYHAEEHGLQDAKKGVLFIDFPPVLQLQLKRFEYDFMRDTMVKINDRYEFPLQLDLDRENGKYLSPEADKSARNLYTLHSVLVHSGGVHGGHYYAFIRPTLSDQWFKFDDERVTKEDIKRALEEQYGGEEELPPANPGFNNTPFKFTKYSNAYMLVYIRESDKEKIICNVDEKDIAEHLRIRLKKEQEEKEDKRRYKAQAHLYTIIKVARDEDLAEQIGKDIYFDLVDHDKVHSFRIQKQTSFSLFKEDVAKEFGIPVQFQRFWIWAKRQNHTYRPNRPLSPQEEAQSVGQLREVSNKAHNAELKLFLEVELGVDLRPITPPGKAKEDILLFFKLYDPEKGELRYVGRLFVKSSAKPIEILGKLNQMAGFAPDEEIELYEEIKFEPCVMCEHLDKRTSFRSSQIEDGDIICFQKSPRPESEEECRYPDVSSFLEYVHNRQVVQFRSLERPKEDDFCLELSKVHSYDDVVERVALRIGLDDPSKLRLTSHNCYSQQPKPQPIKYRGVEHLSDMLVHYNQTSDILYYEVLDIPLPELQGLKNLKVAFHHATKDEVVIHNIRLPKQSTVGDVINVLKTKVELSHPNAEVRLLEVFYHKIYKIFPLHEKIENINDQYWTLRAEEIPEEEKDLGSHDRLIHVYHFTKEPAQNQMQVQNFGEPFFLVIHEAETLAEVKVRIQKKLQVPDEEFLKWKFAFLSMGRPEYLQDSDIVSSRFQRRDVYGAWEQYLGLEHSDNTPKRAYSVNQNRHTFEKPVKIYN; this is encoded by the exons ATGACCATGACGACTCCTCCGGCGTTAGAC caagaggaggaggagatgcTGGTGCCGCATTCGGATTTAGTCGAGGGTCCTCAGCCTATGGAAG TAGTGGCGCAAGTGGAGCCTGCAAGTACGGTGGAGAATCAGCCAGTGGAGGACCCGCCATCTATGAAGTTCACGTGGACAATTGAGAATTTTACTAGGTTGAATACCAAGAAGCACTACTCGGATGTTTTTGTTGTTGGCAGTTATAAATG GAGGATACTTATCTTTCCAAAAGGGAACAATGTGGACCACTTGTCAATGTATTTAGATGTCGCGGATTCTGCTGCATTGCCATACGGCTGGAGTAGATACGCTCAATTCAGTTTGGCTGTGGTTAATCAGGTTCACAGCAAGTACTCAATGAGAAAGG AAACCCAACACCAGTTCACTGCAAGAGAGAGCGATTGgggttttacatcattcatgcCTCTCAGTGATCTTTATGACCCAACTAGAGGTTACCTTGTCAATGATACATGTGTTGTGGAAGCTGAGGTTGTGGTCCGTAAGGTGCTGGATTACTGGTCATATGACTCAAAGAAGGAGACTGGTTATGTTGGACTTAAGAACCAAGGAGCAACATGTTACATGAACTCTCTGCTACAGACTCTCTACCATATTCCTTACTTCAGAAAG GCTGTGTACCATATGCCAACTACTGAAAATGACATGCCTTCAGGAAGCATTCCTTTGGCATTACAGAGTCTATTCTATAAGCTTCAATATAATGACAGCAGTGTGGCAACTAAAGAATTGACCAAGTCTTTCGGATGGGATACGTATGATTCTTTCATGCAACATGATGTGCAAGAACTCAATAGAGTTTTGTGTGAAAAGCTTGAAGATAAAATGAAG GGCACTGTTGTGGAGGGGACAATACAACAGTTATTTGAAGGGCACCACATGAATTACATTGAATGCATCAACGTGGACTACAAATCTACAAGAAAGGAATCATTTTATG ACCTCCAGCTTGATGTCAAAGGCTGTCGCGACGTTTATGCTTCTTTTGACAAGTATGTGGAAGTTGAACGTCTTGAGGGCGATAACAAGTACCATGCTGAAGAACATGGTTTGCAG GATGCTAAGAAGGGTGTCTTGTTTATTGACTTTCCCCCAGTTCTTCAACTTCAGCTTAAGCGGTTTGAATATGATTTCATGAGGGACACTATGGTAAAG ATAAATGATCGCTATGAATTTCCTCTTCAACTTGATCTTGATAGGGAGAATGGAAAATATCTATCACCTGAAGCAGATAAGAGTGCTCGCAACCTTTACACACTTCATAG TGTCTTGGTCCATAGTGGCGGGGTGCATGGTGGGCACTACTATGCTTTTATCAGGCCAACCCTCTCAGATCAGTG GTTCAAATTTGATGATGAGCGGGTGACCAAAGAAGATATAAAGAGGGCATTAGAAGAGCAGTATGGTGGTGAGGAAGAG TTGCCACCGGCCAATCCTGGCTTCAATAACACTCCTTTTAAATTCACAAAATACTCAAATGCTTACATGCTTGTGTATATACGGGAAAGTGACAAGGAGAAAATAATCTGTAATGTTGATGAGAAGGATATAGCTGAACACCTGAGG ATAAGATTGaagaaagaacaagaagagAAGGAGGACAAGAGAAGATATAAAGCACAAGCCCACTTGTATACTATTATAAAG GTTGCACGAGATGAAGACCTTGCAGAACAGATTGGAAAGGATATATATTTTGACCTCGTGGATCATGACAAAGTTCATAGTTTCCGTATTCAGAAACAGACATCCTTTAGTCTTTTCAAG GAGGATGTTGCAAAAGAGTTTGGCATACCAGTGCAATTTCAACGGTTTTGGATTTGGGCAAAGCGGCAAAACCATACATATCGTCCTAATCGACCATTGAGTCCTCAGGAGGAAGCACAATCT GTTGGACAGTTGAGGGAGGTATCAAATAAGGCACATAATGCAGAACTTAAATTGTTTTTGGAAGTAGAGCTTGGAGTG GATCTGCGTCCTATAACCCCTCCTGGCAAAGCTAAAGAAgatattcttcttttcttcaagCTTTATGACCCCGAGAAAGGAGAATTACG ATATGTTGGTAGGCTTTTTGTAAAGAGCTCTGCTAAGCCCATAGAAATACTAGGAAAACTCAACCAAATGGCTGGATTTGCCCCTGATGAGGAGATAGAACTTTACGAG GAAATAAAGTTTGAGCCCTGTGTCATGTGCGAGCACCTTGATAAGAGGACCTCATTTCGGTCAAGTCAG ATTGAGGACGGGGACATTATCTGCTTCCAGAAGTCTCCTCGACCTGAAAGTGAAGAAGAGTGCCGATATCCAGATGTTTCATCATTTTTGGAATATGTACACAACCGTCAG GTTGTACAATTTCGATCTTTGGAGAGACCAAAGGAGGATGACTTTTGTCTAGAGTT gtCGAAGGTACACAGCTATGATGATGTTGTGGAGAGAGTGGCACTGCGAATTGGTTTGGATGATCCTTCCAAACTTAGACTCACATCGCACAACTGCTATTCTCAGCAGCCAAAGCCCCAACCTATTAAATATCGAGGAGTAGAGCATTTATCAGATATGCTAGTCCATTACAATCAG ACCTCTGATATATTGTACTACGAAGTTTTGGACATCCCTCTGCCAGAATTGCAAGGTCTTAAAAATCTGAAAGTTGCTTTTCATCATGCTACGAAGGATGAA GTGGTAATTCATAATATCAGATTACCTAAACAGAGCACGGTTGGAGATGTGATTAATGTACTGAAAACAAAG GTAGAATTATCTCATCCAAATGCAGAAGTTAGACTTCTTGAAGTTTTCTATCACAAGATCTATAAG ATTTTTCCGCTCCATGAAAAAATCGAGAATATAAATGACCAGTACTGGACATTGCGAGCAGAGGAG ATCCCTGAAGAGGAGAAAGATCTTGGCTCCCATGATCGTTTGATCCATGTTTATCATTTCACCAAAGAGCCTGCACAAAACCAAATG CAAGTCCAAAATTTTGGGGAACCCTTTTTCTTGGTAATACATGAAGCAGAGACATTAGCGGAAGTCAAAGTGCGAATCCAAAAGAAGTTGCAGGTTCCAGATGAGGAGTTTCTAAAG tggAAGTTTGCCTTTTTGTCAATGGGTCGTCCAGAGTACCTGCAGGATTCTGACATTGTATCCAGCCGTTTTCAG AGAAGAGATGTCTATGGAGCGTGGGAGCAGTACCTTGGATTGGAACACTCTGATAATACCCCAAAGAGGGCTTATTCAGTAAATCAG AACCGGCACACATTTGAGAAGCCAGTTAAAATATACAACTAG